TTCAAAACTTAAGGTTCCATTAACTTAAAGTAAATTGGTTTATTTccttaaacatatatatatatatataattcgttCATTATTAATTGGGGGTTGAAGCTAAATTACTCTATTCGGGACTAGAGTTAGTTTTAATTAGTAAATAATTATgtgataataatttaattgttgTCAGAttctttaaatttaatagtaTCGAATGTTATTTTTCTTAGTGTAGTGATGATGAAGGTCATATTGTATAGTTTTCAAGTTTTTGGCCAgaaacttattattattatatatatatatatatatgtatatatgtatatatgtatatgcaaattttatttgagaGTAAGATTGTTTAAGTccttataaaattatatttattggaTTAGGTGTGGCGCAACTAGGATCCTCATCTGAAAATTGATTGAGTTCTTTTGCTCTGCTTGATATTGAGGTGGGTGAATTTTCTTCTAACTCAATAAATATGTTTCAATTGCCACGTGAATTAAAATTGTTTATGGAATATTCTCTTCTATAAATCCAACGTGTATGAAATATTCTCTTCTATAAATCCAACGTGTATATTGTGGTTGAGATACGATTTTGATTGCATACGGTGAGTATGCGCATTGGTACTTATGGCAGCGTGACAACGAGTCACTGATTTGGGGACGACGAGTATGACAGGGTCCTGTGCACAGTTGAGCCAGTCGGTTATTATCATTCCATGCTtgtgtggctggattatttgcctgtgtggcaatgttgtgaatggttccttgcctgggtggctggattatttgcaTGTGTGGCAATGTTGTGAATGGTTCCTTGCCTGGGTGGTTGGATTATTTGTCTGTGTGGTAATGTTGTGAATGGTTCCTTGCCTgggtggctggattatttgcctgtgtggtaatgttgtgaatggttccatgcctgggtggctggattatttgcctgtgtggcaatcttgtgaatggttccatgcctgtgtggctggattatttgcaGGTGAGGTAAGATGTGTTATTTATGCTGTGATGGTGAGGCAGGTTGCGAATGAGTATCGCTTTCCACAATTTAATACACGTTTGGATAAATCATATCACCTTTATTGTTTCCCACTACTGAGTACGTTTTCGTGCTCACCCCCTTTCgttaaaatattttcaggtCAGTGATTTTTGAGCGGCGTGGCGGAATGGGTGTGGTGAAGTTGATTTGGACTTGTGGTTCCGCTTTGAACGTTAGACtttaaatttgttaatttttcTTTGAGTCATTTTGAGGTTAAGCttgcttttattttatgaaagTTTTTGGTTGTTGGTCTAATTTTTTTGGTGAATGATGAACTTGACGTAGACGTATTTAATCGTTTAAGGCTTCGTAGATGATTTTCTGCATCTGAACTTGTTTTGTTGATTTGGTGTTTAAATTGGTTAAAACGAAGTTGTATTTTGGTTCGTTTACTTTTAGGTAATTGaaagttttaaattaaaattttatttctagTTAGTAAATTTTAGGGTGTTACACTACCTGATTGTCATTTTCCTACTAGCTTGTGAAGTCAATGGGGCCATTTTTGCGTCGCTCGCCACTCTTTGTTGGAAATTATTTTGTACCACACGAGCCTCTGTATCAAATAATCTCTCTATCCAAAAGCAACAAGATAAAAGGTCATAGAAGTCTCCAAGAATAAGGATTAATGAAGGAATCGATTCTTCTTTGACAACTAATGGGAGTTTATATCAACAAATTGTTGACGGTTTGGAGTGAGATGGCAGGTTTTTATGCCACACGAGCATTTCATGCCCACGGAGTATATTTATGCCATGTCATTATGCTGAAATTTGACGAAATatcaaattaagaaaaaaaattaaaaattgagtaattttaataaatatttgaaagttTATATACAAATTGAgaatttgtttgtttttattttcccCCATAGTTATTTTGTTATATCcctttaattttttatagtattaattattttcatcttTAAATGATTCATTTAATTGCAAAAACTTATAACatgttattataaaaaaaaaagtatcaaTCTCAAAAAACAAGAATTTGGTGTGTGAGGCAAATTAAATGCAACAAAGAATTTGGTCGAAAACTGTAGAATCATATCTATCACCAGACGTTTGGCAGCCCAAATACAGTTTTATTCTGCTGACAATTAATCAGGTTCGTATCAATctcaaaataataattgattattttcaTCCATTTCTGTCGTGATAAATTCCTAGTAAAAATTAATGTCAAGTGTACGTATGTAAGTAATCTTTCAAATAATAAGGTTGTAAAGAATTTGATTCCAAGTATCCGGCACTCCCGGCAGGCACCAATGGCTGCAGTCCATCGATGGAAGCCCGTAAACGGAGGGATGCCCGTCTTTCCTCATCAACGAAAGACTCGTTACATCTAACAGCACGACAGCCTTCTTCATCGTCCCCAGCACCTTCTTCACCACTGCCAGAGCCGGTGGCAACCCCCCTGGATACGTCTCCCCTGCCACCGGCTCTTTCTGCCCTACGCATGATTTTGCCTGTGGCTCGTTCCATTCACTCCCACTGCCAACACCCAAACATaagtaaaacaaaattaattgcaAGCGATCAGGAAAGAGCTTCATGAGCTTACTTGTAATGCGATGGTGATATCCCTTGAAAGAAAACATTGGGCATGATACTGGTAGGATCGATGTTTTCGTCAACCCAAGTAGCCCATGTATTAAGTGCTTTCTCGAAGGCGACGACACGATCCATGTCTTTGTAGAGTTGCCCGTCTACTTCGATGTAGTCCCATCTGTGGAATGATCATATTAACCACGTTTGGATAGTGTAGTGTATGTAAAGGTGGAGTGTTTAATTTGAAATGGAAACTGACGGTTGAGAGGCGCCGCGGCGGTTCCACCAATGCCATGTGTTGAAGATGAGCGTGTCGACCCCAAGCCACCTCTTGCCGCCTTGTATGGAGTCCAGTTTCAGTATTCTGCCTTGTGCTTCTCCCACTAAGTCTACAAGATATACGCTACGATCCAGCATCACCTTAACTTCATAATCCTGTACCCGAATCACTATCATCACTTTGTTTTTTCCTAAACATGGTGATGTCAAAAAAATCTTCAACAAAGTTTCTCTAGTCCATTTCGTGCTGCAGTTTGGTTTTACTTATTATCTATACAAgttatatgtgagtatatgTATAGTGTGATCCACTATATATGGCATACCGTTCAGTACATATGATCTACAATAATATATGAAATGAATATTACTAAGAAAATGTATCATGAGTTCACACATAACTTATGATATTTGACGAAATTATGCACTCTTAGTCGATGAAATTAAGGTGTGttatctttggttgtaaatttatcatgagacaATAAGAAATAATAAGAATTTCTCCCTTTaaatctcttttttctttttcctcaatttctacaaaagagaatgTAACCATTttttattcctcattttcacccCAATTAAGGATAATAATATCACACCAAAAtttgagggataatattatagTCGAAATTTTTTATGCCCACATTCTTAagtcaaaaatttaaaatgtccaCTTCTTATAAAAACTTGATCATATGCCCAAAATACCTAAACTACCCTTGATGTCAACATCTACTTTTCTTCCAAGGACAattttcttacacaatcttACACATTCACGATTTTTCAAGTGTTTGAATAGAATATGATGATGCTTTTTCTAGTCTTTTGCATTAATAATTAACAATAAAGTACAAAACTAATAAATTTAAACGAAAATACACGCTGGGCGGCAAGCTTTCACACATTGTCGTCCCAATTGGATTTTAATTACGATCAACACGCTCCATACATGGGCGGCatgctctatttttttttttttcgaaattgaTAGAGCAAGCACGCTGCTCAATTGAATTCAATTAGGCTCGGGAAGCTCCAAATAAAAGGAATAAGAATCTTTGACCAATTTATTCTCATTCCAACGGCAAGATGACAAAATTAAAGGAATAAAAATCTTGactaataattattattctttatattttgaaattaacTTTGTGGCCCCACGAAAGATAGAACATAAAACCCTAGTATATTACCCCCCACCACTCTGCAACAATTTCACATTCAAACGGCAAGGTTTTAATTTGGAGAATTGAAAGCAACAATCGGCAAGGTTGAGATAAAATACcgcggagagagagagagagagagagagagagagagagagagagagagagagagagagagagagcaataCACAATGGCTTCAACTTCACAGgttaatttctttaattttctaaaattttgttTATATCATGAATTaatcacatttttattttttaattcgttttttttttaagtttcaaACGTGAATTAATCATGTCGATTAGAGTTATGAATAAATTAATCATGTTTATATTGTTTATATCGATTATACTGTTTAATTGTTTATGTGAATTAATTTAGAACGTCAATTAATCGTGGATTAAACTAAATTAAACGTTACACGGACATAATTCTTTTAATACAGCATGCCGCCCGTGATAGAACAATGCCGATCGTTCGGTACCCTTTAATTCACGGGCGACATGTTCAATTGTTGGCTAATTGTGTTTGAATTTGGTACATTCTCAATTAATTCGTATATATTCATATTCATTATTAGTAATTTGATTCGAATTTGTTAGCAATCGAATTAGTAGAATTCACGTGGATTAGTTTCGAATTAGAGCAATTAATTAGTGTCAAACTAGTTTCGAATAAATTGGTAAATTTGAATAAGTttttactctcttcgtcccacgaagcatgacccagttttctttttggtttgtcccatgaagcttgacctgtttctaaaaatgacaaaaaaattaccctttattcaccttttcactttttcacctaccccacttaacacacaaaataccaatttcttaattttcgtgccgaaaataaccgggtcatgcttcatgggacagagggagCAATTTGTAACCATTTAACTGTATTATTAGTAATTAATTAGTTTCGAATAAAACCATTTGAATAATATTCGAATTTGGTCACCATTTAACCTTGTATTTTAGTTGTATTATGTCTGTAATTCGTTTAACTAAGTTTAATTGtgtacataattttttttaactaataacAATTTTATATGTTCAATTGAACTTATTTAAATGATTAACggattagtaaaaataataggCTGCCCCCGTGATACGACATTGTCGATCGCTTGGCAACATTGAATTTATGGGCGACAACCTTGTATTTTTGCTAATTATGTCCGTAATTCGTTTAAATAAGTTTAATTGTGGATTTAAGTCTATTGATTGCAATTagttacttatttaatttttattagtcattttatattttattgtagGATATCGAGTACCGTCGACCTGTGACTGTTAACCAACAATCTGAGATCAGCACATACTAGAAGGACAAAGATTTTGTCAAGCTGATGGATATCTTACGAGTAATCGGTGGTTAACAATTGTTCGATACCTTTAGGAGCACGTGCTTCGGGCACTTTGCAAATTGGAGGCCAAGGTACAAGTGCAACATGACGTTGCATCACGTGGCCTCCAACCAGATTAGGAGCTATGATGACGCTATATGGTTCTTTTTGCGCGGGCAAAAATTTAGGTATTTTGCAGTCGATTTCGCGCTCGTGACGGGGTTGAATTTTGGGGGGTCCATATTCGATCCTACTACCGAGCACGATGCACGACACATGAAGGCGTTCCAACTTTTTTGTCGTTGCCAGCAGTTGACGGTAGCCCGTTTGATTTCTAGGATCACAGCTATGAAAAATAAGATACGGGACGATGGTGGTAGTTTATATCTCCGTGCGGTCCTCGTCTATGTTGCCCACACCATTATCTTTGGTTCAGACAGGCTCGTTGAGACGTTAGTTTGGGCGTTGGTTGATGATATCGTTGAATTCAACCAATTTCCATGGGGTGCGTACGCTTACAAGCTGTTCAGCCACTACACTACGCATGCGGGTACTTCACCGAAGTGCCACTACTACGGGTCCTCTTGGGCATTGATGGTTTGGGCACTTGAGTGCCTTCCAGAATTAGGAGACGAGCTCGGCAATCGTGTTGGAGGGGCATCAGTGTACCCGCGCACTTTATACGTATGACCTCTAGAACGCTTTGCAGTGTATCGACGACTTTTTTAGAGTTCCACTGCCAACTTTTGATGTGCTTCTTCAATGAGGCGTTCTGAACTTTGTTGTGCTGCTTTAAGTCTCTCAGTAAACCATTTTTTCATTGCAATCCTTGTAGCCTCTAGCATCGAGCAAATAGGAAGACGTCTTGCCCACAACAACCTTGCATTAAAGACCTCAACTGCATTGGATGTTATGAAACTGTAACGCTTAACTTGACAGCACGACCAAGCCCACTTATCAGGCCTAAGATCCATCAACTTATGGTATGGCTCCGGCTTCAGACTAGACTATTCGTAGCTTTCATGGTCTTTTCAAACTCCGCTCGGTCGTAGGCATATGCAGCCTCTCGGAAGAGCTCCACCACAAGCTTCCCGTAGTGCTTAATGTTACTTTGTAAATGATAATAACATAAAGCATGAGTGGCATGTGGTAACTCACTAGCAACAGTGTTAGCAATTGAGATGTGCTTATCAGACACGACCAAGAGGGGGTTACAAAAATTATAAGCTCTCCGGACTTTGGAGAGAAACCATTTCCATGATTCGTCATTTTTTTTCGGGTCAACACCATATGCCAATCGGTAAATTTACTCGTTGTTGTCTTTTGTCACTGCAACGAATAAAATACCCTTATTTTTACCCTTGAGGCGTGTCCTATTGATGACGATAACCAGCCTCAGTGAAAACATGGATTGCCCAATAGTTGCCCCGAGGGCAATAAAACAGTGACGAAATAGCCCATCAGAATCCACTTGTATGTCGATCAATGACCTGGGGTTTGACTGCctcaacatataaatatatttaggCAGCATAATGAATGATTGATCATGCTGACTGTATATCATCTCGATCGCAAGATTCTTGCCCGTAAAGCCACATCATATTTCACGAGCACACCGAATTCACATTGTAGCTCCACTAAAATTGCCTTGGGCTTTATGATCTCTGCGTTGTCATGTATTTTCTTTGCCAAATAGGCTGCAACAATATTCGCATGAACCTTTATCCGCATCACACGACCAACCTAATGGGAATAGGTGTGCTCACCAGTGAACATAGAGACACCCCAAAATGCGCCATTGTCGTGGCTAGATGATCGAACCTCGAAAGGGCACTTGTCCGAGTGCTTGCATTTGAAGTAAATGCGTTTGTGATCTGATTTATGAATTTTGGCTTCTGCACTctgcttcatgttccacaacCCGACAACGACAACCAAATCATTTTTGCTGTAGTAGTATGCATTCTTGTTGATTTCGGTCACTCTAGATGGGTCATATTCGAAGTCGACAAATGAGGCTGCAACATCTTATGGAATTACTAGAACCAGCTAATTGGGATCGTGCTGCTCATCGTCACTATTCCCACGATCTACATGGTTGGTTCAATTGACTCGTGCCTTTGCATTTATCAATGACAGTAAGTAGGGTAGCCCACCTTCTTGACGTACCCAATCTACAAAGTTAACCCCAGTAAATCTAATTCGTTCGCCATCGGACAATTCTTCGGTGGCGTCTGAATCTATTTCCTCCTTAGTcgtctcttcttcatcttcatggtgGGGTAACTCTTTCACCATGTGCGGCTTCACCTTGTTCTTCCCAAGGTGTTGGTCAGTGAAGTAGTGTTCGGTCATTCTTCACCATGTAAAGAATGAGTTGGTGGTTGACCCAAAGAATGCCATCTACAACACGCGACACATTTGTTAGTTGATCCATGTTTGACTCGGACTGAGCCGCGATGTGCTCCCAAGGTGCCGGGATATGTAATCTATCTGTTACTTGCGAATAACTAGTATTTTGCCCTTCGTGTTCACCAAACCAATTCATACCATCATACCTCTGAATTGATTTCAATCCTTCGTCAACCTGATGTGAAGATGGCCCATCATCATCACTCAACCAATTCATACTGCCATACATCTTAATTGATTCCAATCCTTCGTCAACCTGATGTGAAGATTGTTCATGATCAAACGAAGGGACGTAAACGTCTTCAACTGGCTCTTCGACCACACGATCCACATCAACATTATCATGATCGATATACACAATACGATTTGTTTGTGCAATAAATAAGTTGCTCACATCCTCGTCCACATCAATTCAATGTTTTTCAGCCTATCAAGCCAACTCTTTGATAAATAAAACAGCTCGTAGCTAGATGATCGTCATTCCACGGGCATTTGGTGGTTAATTAGGTATAGCAAGGTCAGAATATCGATAGAAAGAACTGTAACCATCATTCTATCCCCAGCGATGTACTTGCACCCCTGTAATGCACCCGCATATCTCACAGTAACATTTTTTAGGGAATTGATCCATCtacaaataatttataagatattaatattaattacaaaTACTCCAAATATAGGTTCATATCAAAATGTCTCTTATTTTCTACATTAAATTTTCTGTCTGATTGTGTATGAATGTCATTGTATTAAGAT
The genomic region above belongs to Salvia miltiorrhiza cultivar Shanhuang (shh) chromosome 5, IMPLAD_Smil_shh, whole genome shotgun sequence and contains:
- the LOC130986862 gene encoding protein trichome birefringence-like 41, encoding MRLRAVVVATAVSWLVLLQSKSNAEQKSCDLFEGKWVFNSSSSYPLYNYTSCPFIQKEFNCHNNGRSDDLYLKYNWQPHSCSLSRFDGENLLKTYKGKSIMFVGDSLSRNQWESLICMLIAAVPEINYTHTSSAELTIFTFTDYEVKVMLDRSVYLVDLVGEAQGRILKLDSIQGGKRWLGVDTLIFNTWHWWNRRGASQPWDYIEVDGQLYKDMDRVVAFEKALNTWATWVDENIDPTSIMPNVFFQGISPSHYNGSEWNEPQAKSCVGQKEPVAGETYPGGLPPALAVVKKVLGTMKKAVVLLDVTSLSLMRKDGHPSVYGLPSMDCSHWCLPGVPDTWNQILYNLII